In a genomic window of Streptomyces kaniharaensis:
- a CDS encoding ArsR/SmtB family transcription factor, which produces MPVPLYQAKAEFFRTLGHPVRIRVLELLQDGPRPVRELLAEIEVEPSNLSQQLAVLRRTQLVTATREGNTVVYALSTPDVAELLRAARRILTELITDQGALLTELRGPGAR; this is translated from the coding sequence ATGCCGGTCCCGTTGTACCAGGCCAAGGCGGAGTTCTTCCGCACCCTCGGGCACCCGGTCCGGATCCGGGTGCTGGAGCTGCTCCAGGACGGCCCCCGGCCGGTGCGCGAGCTGCTGGCGGAGATCGAGGTCGAGCCGTCGAACCTCTCCCAGCAGCTCGCGGTGCTGCGCCGCACCCAGCTGGTCACGGCCACCCGCGAGGGCAACACCGTGGTGTACGCGCTCAGCACCCCGGACGTGGCCGAGCTCCTGCGGGCCGCCCGCCGGATCCTGACCGAGCTGATCACCGACCAGGGCGCGCTGCTCACCGAACTGCGCGGGCCCGGCGCCCGCTGA
- a CDS encoding DUF6126 family protein, with protein MSENAGDSTREEKSRRKAMLIRAGVYIFATHLFAGFVLLLFALGDRK; from the coding sequence ATGAGCGAGAACGCCGGCGACAGCACGCGCGAGGAGAAGAGCCGCCGCAAGGCCATGCTCATCCGGGCGGGGGTCTACATCTTCGCCACGCACCTGTTCGCCGGCTTCGTGCTCCTGCTGTTCGCGCTCGGCGACCGCAAATGA
- a CDS encoding cytochrome P450: MTTETLATAAPPSPPVSPQTPDSAQPPETARPDGTAQPTACPRNAPPAAAAAVPPLAPGALPGLGHAVALLRDPLGFLGSLARHGGVVRVRLGPRTVCVVTDASLVHTLLVARAYDCPRGAVQDTLRTAFGDGLLMSEGQAHRDRRRVIQPAFGPDRMAGYLAVMHQVTEERAARWQPGRLLDVAREMNHLALEIVTRSLFGARLGEEAALAFHRALPDLVKGQIVQSLYPHPALARLPLPVNRRFDAAVRVLNDVVDQAVDRAVDRAVDGYAGQDAPVGTLPALLRAATDPATGRPLTEADVRSEAITMFGAGTETVSTTLTWLIDELLRHPQVEARMLAELDEHLPAGTVPTPEALARLRYTHSVTREVVRLHAPNAFLMRTAQVPVELGPYRIPAGTELLYSLTALHRDPVRYPDPLRFCPERWQDGGAGRQSFLPFGAGKHKCIGEAFAWAELTVAAAAILRRWRPVAVPGARAREVVWTTVQAQGLQVRLAPREDHRPRARETGPVSAPRLPRPQSDLATTAVRHAEWAVGHGLLTRPELPRYQAYALPELIGRAFPRTRGADLDLLVDMLGWYTILDDRFDGSPGCLPAEARAVVEPLIAVVDGTAPSAGEDQLTTAWRELWDRQTAAASPAWRARAAREWQACLSTFPAEAQHRAHGTVPHLGLAETMLLRRHGSCLYPFMNILERVHGADAPAALHADPDLRRLRAHTADAATLINDLYSLDREERQGTAAFNTVLALEHASGCTRSRAAEAVRARIAQLCTESEALRRDLLGRHPAGRWYLDGTRELVDGVQAWTSTSERYR, encoded by the coding sequence ATGACGACCGAGACGCTGGCGACGGCCGCGCCCCCGAGTCCGCCCGTGTCCCCGCAAACGCCCGACAGCGCGCAACCGCCCGAGACCGCGCGACCGGACGGCACCGCTCAACCCACCGCCTGCCCGAGGAACGCCCCACCCGCAGCCGCCGCGGCCGTCCCCCCGCTCGCCCCCGGCGCGCTCCCCGGCCTCGGCCACGCCGTGGCCCTGCTGCGCGACCCGCTCGGCTTCCTCGGCTCGCTAGCCCGCCACGGCGGCGTGGTCCGCGTCCGCCTCGGACCGCGGACCGTCTGCGTCGTCACCGACGCCTCGCTCGTCCACACCCTGCTCGTCGCACGCGCCTACGACTGTCCGCGCGGAGCCGTCCAGGACACCCTCAGGACGGCCTTCGGCGACGGCCTGCTGATGTCCGAGGGCCAGGCCCACCGCGACCGCCGCCGGGTGATCCAGCCCGCCTTCGGCCCGGACCGGATGGCCGGGTACCTGGCCGTCATGCACCAGGTCACCGAGGAACGGGCCGCACGCTGGCAGCCGGGCCGGCTCCTCGACGTGGCCAGGGAGATGAACCACCTCGCGCTGGAGATCGTCACCCGTTCGCTCTTCGGCGCCCGGCTCGGCGAGGAGGCCGCGCTCGCCTTCCACCGGGCGCTGCCGGACCTGGTGAAGGGCCAGATCGTCCAGTCCCTCTATCCGCACCCGGCGCTGGCCCGGCTGCCGCTGCCGGTCAACCGCCGGTTCGACGCCGCCGTCCGGGTGCTCAACGACGTCGTCGACCAGGCCGTCGACCGGGCCGTCGACCGGGCCGTCGACGGGTACGCGGGGCAGGACGCTCCGGTCGGCACGCTGCCCGCCCTGCTGCGTGCCGCCACCGACCCGGCCACCGGCCGCCCGCTCACCGAGGCGGACGTCCGGTCCGAGGCGATCACCATGTTCGGCGCCGGCACCGAGACCGTCTCCACCACGCTCACCTGGCTCATCGACGAACTCCTGCGCCACCCGCAGGTCGAGGCCCGCATGCTCGCCGAACTCGACGAGCACCTGCCCGCCGGCACCGTCCCGACCCCGGAGGCCCTGGCCCGGCTCCGCTACACCCACAGCGTCACGCGGGAGGTGGTGCGGCTGCACGCGCCCAACGCCTTCCTGATGCGCACCGCCCAGGTGCCGGTCGAGCTCGGCCCCTACCGGATCCCCGCCGGCACCGAGCTGCTCTACAGCCTCACCGCGCTGCACCGCGACCCGGTGCGCTACCCCGACCCGCTGCGCTTTTGCCCCGAGCGGTGGCAGGACGGCGGCGCCGGGCGGCAGTCCTTCCTGCCGTTCGGGGCGGGCAAGCACAAGTGCATCGGCGAGGCGTTCGCCTGGGCCGAGCTGACCGTCGCGGCGGCGGCGATCCTGCGCCGCTGGCGGCCGGTGGCCGTCCCCGGGGCGCGGGCGCGCGAGGTGGTGTGGACGACCGTCCAGGCACAGGGCCTGCAAGTCCGGCTGGCCCCGCGCGAGGATCACCGGCCACGGGCGCGTGAGACGGGTCCGGTCTCCGCGCCCCGACTCCCGCGCCCGCAGAGCGACCTGGCCACGACCGCCGTCCGGCACGCCGAGTGGGCGGTCGGCCACGGTCTGCTCACCCGGCCCGAGCTGCCCCGCTACCAGGCCTACGCCCTGCCCGAGTTGATCGGCCGCGCCTTCCCCCGCACCCGGGGCGCCGACCTCGACCTGCTGGTGGACATGCTCGGCTGGTACACCATCCTCGACGACCGCTTCGACGGCTCGCCCGGGTGCCTCCCCGCCGAGGCCCGGGCCGTCGTGGAGCCGCTGATCGCCGTCGTGGACGGAACCGCGCCGAGCGCCGGCGAGGACCAACTCACCACGGCCTGGCGTGAACTGTGGGACCGCCAGACCGCCGCCGCGTCCCCCGCCTGGCGAGCCCGGGCCGCCCGCGAGTGGCAGGCCTGCCTGTCCACCTTCCCCGCCGAGGCGCAGCACCGCGCCCACGGCACCGTCCCTCACCTCGGCCTTGCCGAAACGATGCTGCTGCGCCGCCACGGCAGCTGCCTCTACCCGTTCATGAACATACTGGAACGCGTCCACGGTGCCGACGCGCCCGCCGCACTGCACGCCGACCCCGACCTGCGCCGCCTGCGCGCCCACACCGCCGACGCCGCCACCCTGATCAACGACCTGTACTCGCTGGACCGCGAGGAACGCCAGGGCACCGCCGCGTTCAACACCGTGCTCGCCCTGGAACACGCGAGCGGCTGCACCCGCAGCCGGGCCGCCGAGGCGGTCCGGGCCCGGATCGCGCAGCTGTGCACGGAGAGCGAGGCGCTCCGCCGCGACCTGCTCGGCCGCCACCCGGCCGGCCGGTGGTACCTCGACGGCACCCGGGAACTGGTCGACGGCGTCCAGGCCTGGACCAGTACCAGCGAACGCTACCGGTAG
- a CDS encoding sigma 54 modulation/S30EA ribosomal C-terminal domain-containing protein → MTRLRHRPALDVRVEIRGELPHEDAEYVRAQALDLVAGLGPGTRSARVRLTRVRDRAVTRPALAQAVAELDGAGPVRVQLAAVTAREAVDLVLGTLAGRAARLLEQGDIGFAAVHESAYRPQYTVRPLAERRIARCKPVVLGRRTTEQAAREMLALDFGFHLFADTDTGQDSLIHRYPPGGGLGLLRAVRAVGPCGAATLPISEHPDPAHRLDLAEAARQLWLTGGPFVFHTDPADGRGRVLYRRYDGHYGLITPVADGG, encoded by the coding sequence ATGACCCGTCTGCGCCACCGGCCCGCCCTCGACGTGCGCGTGGAGATCCGCGGCGAGCTACCGCACGAGGACGCCGAGTACGTTCGGGCTCAGGCGCTCGATCTGGTCGCCGGGCTCGGCCCCGGCACGCGCTCCGCCCGGGTCCGGCTCACCCGGGTTCGCGACCGGGCGGTCACCCGGCCCGCCCTGGCACAGGCCGTCGCGGAGCTGGACGGCGCCGGGCCGGTCCGGGTGCAGCTCGCCGCCGTCACCGCCCGCGAGGCCGTCGACCTGGTGCTCGGCACCCTGGCCGGGCGGGCCGCCAGGCTGCTGGAGCAGGGCGACATCGGCTTCGCCGCCGTCCACGAGAGCGCCTACCGCCCGCAGTACACCGTTCGCCCGCTCGCCGAACGGCGGATCGCCCGGTGCAAACCGGTCGTCCTCGGCCGCCGCACGACCGAGCAGGCCGCGCGCGAGATGCTGGCGCTGGACTTCGGGTTCCACCTCTTCGCCGACACCGACACCGGCCAGGACAGCCTGATCCACCGCTACCCGCCGGGCGGCGGCCTCGGCCTGCTGCGGGCGGTCCGGGCGGTCGGCCCCTGCGGTGCCGCCACCCTCCCGATCAGCGAGCACCCCGATCCGGCCCACCGCCTCGACCTTGCCGAGGCGGCCCGGCAGCTCTGGCTCACCGGAGGACCGTTCGTCTTCCACACCGACCCTGCCGACGGCCGCGGTCGGGTGCTGTACCGCCGCTACGACGGCCACTACGGCCTGATCACGCCGGTGGCGGACGGCGGCTGA
- a CDS encoding RICIN domain-containing protein — protein MAVAAGLVAGALGIKTALDPAASHTSVTAAANGSVDGVGVVADDGSGSGETGTAEGGSKPAAPKRDEKATPIKEIPKDQPDRGMVYAGLNLPSNDRCAGSLEVSGVSLCSHGPDAPPKDVDIHKDIPPVSAAAAPAPVLTPAANAQPPAAADLVKGAAPVIDAGQKALLADAAGAPQQNTAGAAPAGSSVVCEGDGSSGNRVQVVYVHTPGNDRYAQYLASFKKWAADVDVIYNESAKETGGARHVRFVTEPDCSVSVLNVQVSDSEIAEFSASNSALAAQGFNRKDRKYMMFTDAKVYCGIGTFAGDERPGQDNISNFGPSYGRTDSGCWSGSTAAHELGHNLGAVNNSAPNSSKAGHCVDEWDLMCYSDAPYYPQMKTVCPDRSHDDRLDCNHDDYYNTNPAPGSYLTTHWNVANNRFLIAGNGPNPNPTPTPTSTPTSTKSPTSTPTPSTSPTSTPSPTHTPSPTPTPTGSPTATPTGSPSPTATPTSGTTGPDVTVSQVTQNSAMLSWPATPAAAGYDVLLNGQSVGTVHATVVGLVRLAPGTSYSVAVAARDNAGKVSKPGRTVTFKTAADGGRPQPGTHYTMVNGLTGQAADLWGSSMNNGTVAIAYQRTGYANQKWVFDDAGDGTVRIKSVRSDKCLQLGGDPVAGQYVAQQPCSGAATQKWQLTANGGGYSLTAAGTSLVLGVSDRWYYGGWLLELQQSNNQPYQNWTLQKTS, from the coding sequence GTGGCGGTGGCGGCCGGGCTGGTCGCGGGCGCGCTCGGCATCAAGACGGCGCTCGACCCGGCGGCGAGCCACACCAGTGTCACGGCCGCGGCGAACGGTTCGGTGGACGGTGTGGGCGTGGTCGCCGACGACGGCAGCGGTTCGGGCGAGACCGGGACCGCCGAGGGCGGCAGCAAGCCGGCCGCCCCGAAGCGGGACGAGAAGGCGACTCCGATCAAGGAGATACCCAAGGACCAGCCCGACCGCGGGATGGTCTACGCCGGTCTGAACCTGCCGAGCAACGACCGCTGCGCCGGCTCGCTGGAGGTGTCCGGCGTCTCGCTGTGCAGCCACGGCCCGGACGCGCCGCCCAAGGACGTGGACATCCACAAGGACATCCCGCCGGTGTCCGCCGCGGCCGCCCCGGCCCCCGTGCTCACCCCCGCCGCGAACGCCCAGCCCCCGGCCGCCGCCGACCTGGTGAAGGGTGCGGCGCCCGTCATCGACGCCGGGCAGAAGGCGCTGCTCGCCGACGCCGCGGGCGCCCCGCAGCAGAACACGGCCGGTGCCGCGCCCGCCGGATCGTCCGTCGTCTGTGAGGGCGACGGCAGCAGCGGCAACCGCGTCCAGGTGGTGTACGTGCACACCCCGGGCAACGACCGCTACGCCCAGTACCTGGCCTCGTTCAAGAAGTGGGCGGCCGACGTCGACGTCATCTACAACGAGAGCGCCAAGGAGACGGGCGGCGCCCGGCACGTCCGGTTCGTCACCGAACCCGACTGCAGCGTCTCGGTGCTGAACGTGCAGGTCTCCGACTCCGAGATCGCGGAGTTCAGCGCGAGCAACAGCGCGCTGGCCGCGCAGGGGTTCAACCGCAAGGACCGCAAGTACATGATGTTCACCGATGCCAAGGTGTACTGCGGCATCGGCACCTTCGCCGGTGACGAGCGCCCCGGCCAGGACAACATCAGCAACTTCGGCCCCTCGTACGGCCGGACCGACTCCGGCTGCTGGAGCGGCTCCACCGCCGCGCACGAACTCGGCCACAACCTCGGCGCGGTGAACAACAGCGCGCCCAACTCCAGCAAGGCCGGCCACTGCGTCGACGAGTGGGACCTCATGTGCTACTCGGACGCGCCGTACTACCCGCAGATGAAGACCGTCTGCCCCGACCGTTCGCACGACGACCGGCTCGACTGCAACCACGACGACTACTACAACACCAACCCGGCACCCGGCAGCTACCTGACCACGCACTGGAACGTCGCCAACAACCGCTTCCTGATCGCGGGCAACGGCCCGAACCCGAACCCGACCCCCACCCCGACGTCCACGCCGACGTCCACGAAGAGCCCCACCTCCACCCCGACGCCGAGCACGAGCCCGACCTCGACCCCCTCGCCCACCCACACGCCGTCGCCGACCCCGACGCCGACCGGCAGCCCCACCGCCACCCCGACCGGGTCCCCGTCGCCGACCGCGACCCCGACCTCCGGGACCACCGGTCCTGACGTGACGGTCAGCCAGGTGACGCAGAACTCGGCCATGCTGAGCTGGCCGGCCACCCCGGCCGCCGCCGGCTACGACGTCCTGCTGAACGGCCAGAGCGTCGGCACCGTCCACGCGACCGTGGTCGGCCTGGTCCGCCTCGCGCCCGGCACGTCCTACAGCGTGGCCGTCGCCGCCCGTGACAACGCCGGCAAGGTCTCCAAGCCCGGCCGCACCGTCACCTTCAAGACCGCCGCCGACGGCGGCCGCCCGCAGCCCGGCACCCACTACACCATGGTGAACGGCCTCACCGGCCAGGCCGCCGACCTGTGGGGCAGCTCGATGAACAACGGCACCGTCGCGATCGCCTACCAGCGCACCGGCTACGCCAACCAGAAGTGGGTGTTCGACGACGCGGGTGACGGCACCGTCCGGATCAAGTCCGTCCGCTCCGACAAGTGCCTGCAGCTGGGCGGCGATCCGGTCGCCGGCCAGTACGTCGCGCAGCAGCCGTGCTCCGGCGCCGCCACCCAGAAGTGGCAGCTGACCGCCAACGGCGGCGGGTACAGTCTCACCGCGGCCGGCACCTCGCTGGTGCTCGGGGTCAGCGACCGCTGGTACTACGGTGGTTGGCTGCTGGAGCTCCAGCAGTCGAACAACCAGCCGTACCAGAACTGGACGCTGCAGAAGACCTCCTGA
- the galE gene encoding UDP-glucose 4-epimerase GalE produces the protein MKKVLITGGAGYIGSTVASTLLDEGVTPVVLDDLSKGRAEFVEDRIFYQGDIADAALLDRIFDEHPDIDATLHCAARIVVPESVSKPLYYYRENVAKTIELLDSLQRNRCTRVVFSSSASIYAPTPDGRVDETCPVEANSPYARTKQMMEEILRDWTRGEGAEEQRAIALRYFNPIGADPQLRTGLQDLNPSHALGKLIEAHGDGTPFTVTGVDWATRDGSGIRDYIHVQDVADAHVAALLRFDDVIAPAAADRYRIVNVGTGDGTTVRELVTAFEQVVGTRLDVREAGPRPGDVLGCYASVDTARELLGWAPRRTIAEAVADALAWRAKWSAHLASA, from the coding sequence ATGAAGAAGGTCCTCATCACGGGCGGTGCGGGCTACATCGGCAGCACGGTGGCATCCACGCTGCTCGACGAGGGGGTCACCCCGGTCGTCCTGGACGACCTCTCCAAGGGCCGCGCCGAGTTCGTCGAGGACCGGATCTTCTACCAGGGCGACATCGCCGACGCCGCCCTCCTCGACCGGATCTTCGACGAACACCCGGACATCGACGCCACCCTGCACTGCGCCGCCCGGATCGTCGTCCCGGAATCCGTCTCCAAACCGCTGTACTACTACCGGGAGAACGTCGCCAAGACCATCGAGCTGCTGGACTCCCTCCAGCGCAACCGCTGCACCCGCGTGGTCTTCAGCAGCTCGGCCTCCATCTACGCCCCCACCCCCGACGGCCGCGTCGACGAGACCTGCCCGGTGGAGGCCAACAGCCCGTACGCGCGCACCAAGCAGATGATGGAGGAGATCCTCCGGGACTGGACGCGCGGCGAGGGCGCCGAGGAACAGCGCGCCATCGCCCTGCGGTACTTCAACCCGATCGGCGCCGACCCGCAGCTGCGCACCGGCCTCCAGGACCTCAATCCCAGCCACGCCCTCGGCAAGCTGATCGAGGCCCACGGCGACGGCACCCCGTTCACCGTCACCGGCGTCGACTGGGCGACCCGCGACGGCTCCGGCATCCGCGACTACATCCACGTCCAGGACGTCGCCGACGCCCACGTCGCGGCCCTCCTGCGCTTCGACGACGTGATCGCCCCGGCCGCCGCGGACCGCTACCGGATCGTCAACGTCGGTACGGGCGACGGCACCACCGTCCGCGAACTGGTCACCGCCTTCGAACAGGTCGTCGGCACCCGCCTCGACGTCCGCGAGGCCGGCCCCCGCCCCGGCGACGTGCTCGGCTGCTACGCCTCCGTCGACACCGCCCGCGAGCTCCTCGGCTGGGCCCCGCGCCGCACCATCGCCGAGGCCGTCGCCGACGCCCTCGCCTGGCGCGCCAAGTGGTCCGCCCACCTGGCCTCCGCCTGA
- a CDS encoding lytic transglycosylase domain-containing protein: protein MLESLSSLACKATGLAREHGDVIGRGPGTVGGMIGGRTEHVRQYEHRTKFRANREEPPAVSEERNGPRWGRWLAVGLLAAAGWGVIRGGGHSGTATSAASPSAAASAASATPASPATSATPSAPSAPSGHYDPADYAAPVRDHAAQAGISPQLLMAILYNESYKPHDPELERAWQRSKPDASFGIANMHRAAFDDTKQGRDFASRRWEELPDDRNLAVQAAAWHLRDLADQLPAKPATTLTRDELLALGYNTGAGNMLAFARGAKPGSQAQSYLDRLHDNWQKSGAAVK from the coding sequence ATGTTGGAGAGTCTGAGCAGTCTCGCGTGCAAGGCCACCGGCCTCGCCCGCGAGCACGGCGACGTGATCGGACGAGGTCCGGGCACGGTCGGCGGCATGATCGGCGGCAGGACGGAGCACGTCCGCCAGTACGAGCACCGAACGAAGTTCCGGGCGAACAGGGAGGAACCCCCAGCAGTGAGCGAAGAACGGAACGGACCGCGCTGGGGGCGCTGGCTCGCCGTCGGCCTCCTCGCGGCGGCCGGCTGGGGCGTGATTCGCGGCGGCGGCCACTCGGGTACGGCGACCTCCGCAGCCTCCCCCTCTGCGGCCGCGTCCGCCGCCTCCGCGACCCCGGCGTCCCCGGCGACCTCGGCGACCCCGTCGGCTCCGTCGGCTCCGTCCGGGCACTACGACCCCGCCGACTACGCGGCGCCCGTCCGCGACCACGCCGCCCAGGCCGGGATCAGCCCGCAGTTGCTCATGGCGATCCTGTACAACGAGTCGTACAAGCCGCACGACCCCGAGCTCGAACGGGCCTGGCAACGCAGCAAACCCGACGCCTCCTTCGGCATCGCCAACATGCACCGCGCCGCCTTCGACGACACCAAGCAGGGCCGCGACTTCGCCTCCCGCCGCTGGGAGGAACTCCCCGACGACCGCAACCTCGCCGTCCAGGCCGCCGCCTGGCACCTGCGCGACCTCGCGGACCAGCTCCCTGCCAAGCCCGCCACCACCCTCACCCGCGACGAACTCCTCGCCCTCGGCTACAACACGGGTGCCGGCAACATGCTCGCCTTCGCCCGCGGCGCCAAACCCGGCTCCCAGGCCCAGTCCTACCTCGACCGCCTGCACGACAACTGGCAGAAGTCCGGCGCCGCGGTGAAGTAG
- a CDS encoding DUF6542 domain-containing protein has product MAGQRARTPYQEAGPRPAEPAAPAQRSSADAGEPVAARGMRARRVGAASRRRQQAQRRSGVPTVLAAVGLPVLGAVADELGGPGVGRYFAIAAVLGTALAAALCGRAGRWWVVTAAPLVVLVTAAGTEYLWNGDKYQGRKLGTGALRWVVGAFPVMAAAVGAALLVVVVKAVLDRRGLPESRADRGGTTDRRSRRG; this is encoded by the coding sequence ATGGCCGGGCAGCGGGCGAGAACGCCGTACCAGGAGGCGGGCCCGCGCCCCGCCGAGCCCGCCGCCCCCGCCCAGCGGTCGTCCGCCGACGCGGGCGAGCCGGTCGCCGCGCGCGGGATGCGGGCCCGGCGGGTGGGTGCCGCCTCCCGGCGCAGGCAGCAGGCGCAGCGGCGCAGTGGCGTGCCGACGGTGCTGGCGGCGGTCGGCCTGCCGGTGCTCGGCGCCGTCGCGGACGAACTGGGCGGCCCGGGCGTCGGCCGGTACTTCGCGATCGCGGCCGTGCTGGGCACGGCGCTGGCCGCGGCGCTGTGCGGCCGGGCGGGCCGTTGGTGGGTGGTGACCGCCGCGCCGCTCGTGGTGCTGGTCACCGCGGCCGGGACCGAGTACCTGTGGAACGGTGACAAGTACCAGGGCAGGAAGCTCGGCACCGGCGCGCTGCGCTGGGTCGTGGGGGCGTTCCCGGTGATGGCGGCGGCGGTGGGGGCCGCGCTGCTGGTGGTCGTGGTCAAGGCCGTGCTCGATCGCCGCGGGCTGCCGGAGAGCCGGGCCGACCGCGGTGGCACCACCGACCGAAGGAGCCGTCGTGGCTGA
- a CDS encoding LCP family protein: protein MRTRGRAPRTGPDPLAVAGRTIACAVSVAVLGASGFTWYEYRSLDDGMTKSGALGEAKKNAPPHLDKSVNLLLIGLDSRKDMDGNDLPKQFVEDELHAGSSEIGGYNTNALIVLHIPANGGKVTALSVPRDDYVQTVGADGRMHKIKEAYGIAKETAEQKLSSKGLSKAELERQSREAGRSATIQTVQSFLGIPIDHFAEVNLIGFYDIAKAVEPIQVCLNHPVDDPIIARTANHEGGGTGLKLPAGVSSLDAAKALSFVRQRHHLTNGDLDRTHRQQAFISSVEYKLKQQGIFNDLGQMQKLFGVVKKDVVIDDEWNILDFAQQAPNLTGGNVEFNTLPIAGFRTIGGQEVNTVNPDLIKKIVRQLFSRDPAPVPAAPADGGDSAAPSPSASPGTAAPTPAKDKATVDVLAVAAAGPGAAADESKALTELGYPAGRVGDAAGRAKNTTVTYGSGARADAQAIAARYGVTATPASGLAAGRVVVTLGSSHAGTPTATPSATPSASPTGDAATDPVANLPMQGPAVKAGGIPCVD, encoded by the coding sequence ATGAGGACCCGCGGGCGCGCCCCGCGCACCGGCCCCGACCCGCTGGCCGTCGCCGGCCGCACGATCGCCTGTGCCGTGTCGGTCGCCGTGCTCGGTGCCAGCGGCTTCACCTGGTACGAGTACCGCAGCCTCGACGACGGCATGACCAAGTCCGGCGCGCTGGGCGAGGCCAAGAAGAACGCCCCGCCGCACCTCGACAAGTCGGTGAACCTGCTCCTGATCGGCCTCGACAGCCGCAAGGACATGGACGGCAACGACCTGCCCAAGCAGTTCGTCGAGGACGAACTGCACGCCGGCTCCAGCGAGATCGGCGGGTACAACACCAACGCGCTGATCGTCCTGCACATCCCGGCCAACGGCGGCAAGGTGACCGCGCTGTCCGTCCCGCGCGACGACTACGTGCAGACCGTCGGCGCGGACGGCAGGATGCACAAGATCAAGGAGGCGTACGGGATCGCCAAGGAGACCGCCGAGCAGAAACTCTCGAGCAAGGGCCTTTCCAAGGCGGAGCTGGAGCGGCAGAGCCGCGAGGCCGGGCGCTCGGCCACCATCCAGACCGTGCAGAGCTTCCTCGGCATCCCGATCGACCACTTCGCGGAGGTGAACCTGATCGGCTTCTACGACATCGCCAAGGCGGTCGAGCCGATCCAGGTCTGCCTCAACCACCCGGTCGACGATCCGATCATCGCCCGCACGGCGAACCACGAGGGCGGCGGCACCGGTCTCAAGCTCCCCGCCGGGGTCAGCTCGCTCGACGCGGCCAAGGCGCTCTCGTTCGTCCGCCAGCGCCACCACCTCACCAACGGCGACCTCGACCGCACCCACCGCCAGCAGGCGTTCATCTCCTCGGTGGAGTACAAGCTCAAGCAGCAGGGCATCTTCAACGACCTCGGGCAGATGCAGAAGCTGTTCGGGGTGGTGAAGAAGGACGTCGTCATCGACGACGAGTGGAACATCCTCGACTTCGCCCAGCAGGCGCCCAACCTCACCGGCGGCAACGTCGAGTTCAACACCCTGCCGATCGCCGGGTTCAGGACCATCGGCGGGCAGGAGGTCAACACCGTCAACCCGGACCTGATCAAGAAGATCGTCCGGCAGCTGTTCAGCCGCGACCCGGCGCCCGTCCCGGCCGCACCCGCCGACGGCGGCGACTCCGCGGCCCCGTCGCCCAGTGCCTCGCCCGGTACGGCGGCGCCCACGCCGGCGAAGGACAAGGCGACCGTGGACGTGCTCGCCGTGGCGGCGGCCGGCCCCGGCGCGGCGGCCGACGAGTCCAAGGCGCTCACCGAACTCGGCTACCCCGCGGGCCGGGTGGGCGACGCGGCAGGCCGGGCGAAGAACACGACGGTGACGTACGGCAGCGGTGCCAGGGCCGACGCCCAGGCGATCGCCGCCCGCTACGGCGTCACCGCGACCCCCGCGTCCGGCCTGGCCGCCGGGCGGGTCGTGGTCACCCTCGGCAGCAGCCACGCCGGCACCCCCACCGCCACACCCTCGGCGACACCCTCCGCCTCCCCGACCGGCGACGCCGCCACCGACCCGGTCGCCAACCTGCCGATGCAGGGGCCGGCGGTCAAGGCGGGCGGCATTCCCTGCGTGGACTGA